From Thermodesulfobacteriota bacterium, a single genomic window includes:
- a CDS encoding glycosyltransferase, whose translation MTDVKPSPSRNDLLVFLPTYNEAGNVEEMIRRIKEMKTRADILFIDDNSPDGTGTMLDRLSRQEGGIDVIHRPSRGGIGSAHRQALRYAYQKRYKKLITMDADGTHAPEDIPGLLQLTGKADVVVGSRFLTGASDSRTKREKLASRLSHLATSFMLGLPYDLTNAFRLYHLDTIDPAAFSGVQADDYAFFIESIYALEKKGVRIVEYPVSLSARLSGKSKMRFRDMLWWGGKLMSLRWADKYN comes from the coding sequence ATGACCGACGTTAAGCCCTCTCCTTCCCGAAATGACTTACTGGTCTTTCTTCCCACTTATAACGAGGCAGGCAATGTGGAGGAAATGATCCGACGGATAAAAGAGATGAAAACCCGCGCGGATATTCTCTTCATTGACGACAACTCTCCGGACGGCACGGGAACGATGCTTGACCGTCTTTCTCGGCAGGAAGGCGGGATTGACGTGATTCACAGGCCAAGCCGGGGCGGTATCGGCAGTGCTCATCGCCAGGCCCTGCGATATGCATATCAAAAACGCTATAAAAAACTGATCACCATGGACGCTGATGGAACCCACGCTCCTGAAGATATCCCCGGACTTTTACAGTTAACAGGGAAGGCTGACGTGGTGGTGGGGTCCCGCTTCCTCACGGGCGCTTCGGACTCAAGGACGAAAAGAGAAAAACTGGCCAGCCGTTTGAGCCATCTGGCGACATCTTTCATGTTAGGGCTGCCCTATGATCTTACCAATGCCTTTCGGCTGTATCATCTGGACACCATTGATCCGGCTGCCTTTTCCGGGGTTCAGGCGGATGATTACGCGTTTTTTATCGAAAGCATATATGCCCTGGAAAAAAAAGGCGTCAGGATTGTGGAATATCCCGTGAGCCTGTCCGCCAGATTGTCTGGAAAATCCAAAATGCGTTTCAGGGATATGTTATGGTGGGGAGGGAAATTGATGTCACTGCGATGGGCAGATAAATATAATTAA
- a CDS encoding class I SAM-dependent methyltransferase, giving the protein MGTTHICQKRKTCRICGASTLKPVLDLGQQCLASIFESGSPPDWLQQPYPLDLVRCAAPDGCGLVQLGHSISPRVLYSHYGYRSGINELMRQNLIEIARIAEDMVGLRPGDTVCDIGCNDGTFLDALSTKGVDKIGIDPAANVVRLARDKGLEVVCDFFSKEVYEKARPGIKPKIIATIAMFYDLDDPVSFVRDIASILADDGVWAMEMSYLPFMLKNTAFDAICHEHRAYYSLRQLEWLFAREQLNIHRIEFNDINGGSLRLFIRKQTAGGDVALETVQALIRIREEERSLALDTSAPYHSFYEAALAVRHELQYLLQGIRSRGETIYAYGASTKGNIILQFCGINNRLVSKAADRNPDKWSCRTPATGIEIISEQQAREEKPDFFLVLPWSFITAFKAREAVFLKRGGRFILPLPKVRIIGANGEVEYDRR; this is encoded by the coding sequence ATGGGAACAACCCATATCTGCCAGAAACGCAAAACCTGCCGTATCTGCGGGGCAAGCACGCTGAAGCCGGTCCTTGACCTCGGGCAGCAATGCCTGGCCTCCATATTTGAATCAGGATCGCCCCCGGACTGGCTGCAACAACCCTATCCCCTGGACCTGGTGCGATGCGCCGCGCCGGATGGGTGCGGCCTGGTCCAGCTTGGTCACAGTATTTCACCCCGCGTGCTTTACAGCCATTATGGTTATCGTTCCGGAATTAATGAGCTGATGCGCCAGAACCTGATTGAGATCGCTCGGATCGCTGAGGATATGGTCGGACTGCGTCCAGGGGATACGGTTTGTGACATCGGCTGCAATGACGGCACCTTTTTAGACGCTTTATCGACGAAAGGCGTGGATAAAATCGGCATCGATCCGGCCGCCAATGTTGTCAGGCTGGCAAGAGACAAGGGTCTGGAAGTGGTCTGTGATTTCTTCTCAAAAGAGGTCTATGAAAAAGCGCGGCCCGGGATCAAACCGAAAATCATCGCCACCATCGCCATGTTCTATGACCTGGACGATCCCGTCAGTTTTGTCCGGGATATCGCGTCCATCCTGGCGGATGACGGCGTCTGGGCGATGGAAATGTCCTATCTTCCCTTTATGTTGAAAAACACGGCCTTTGACGCCATTTGCCATGAACATCGGGCATATTACAGCCTGCGCCAACTGGAATGGCTGTTTGCCAGGGAACAATTAAACATCCATCGAATTGAATTCAATGACATCAACGGCGGCAGCCTGCGGCTGTTTATCCGCAAACAGACCGCCGGCGGCGACGTTGCCCTGGAAACCGTTCAGGCCTTAATACGAATCAGAGAGGAAGAACGGTCGCTGGCCCTTGATACCAGCGCGCCGTACCATTCTTTTTACGAGGCGGCCCTGGCCGTTCGTCATGAATTACAATATCTGCTCCAGGGTATCCGATCACGGGGAGAAACGATATACGCCTATGGCGCTTCCACCAAAGGGAATATCATCCTGCAGTTCTGCGGGATCAACAACCGGCTGGTCAGCAAAGCGGCGGACCGGAATCCGGACAAGTGGTCATGCCGGACACCGGCCACCGGCATCGAAATCATATCCGAGCAGCAGGCCAGAGAGGAAAAACCCGATTTCTTTCTGGTGCTGCCGTGGTCTTTCATAACGGCCTTCAAGGCGAGGGAAGCCGTTTTCCTGAAGAGGGGCGGCAGGTTCATTCTGCCCCTGCCAAAGGTACGGATAATTGGAGCAAACGGGGAAGTCGAATATGACCGACGTTAA
- a CDS encoding GNAT family N-acetyltransferase, whose amino-acid sequence MLPTSDKPPIAGGVRPPSFLDRPFGSGIEKKLLESINAMTLADIDTVVAMHKSEIPAGIMVELGTEFLRLFYRQVVMDPGARGYVARQNGRIVGFMVGSSEPGVFLKGLFSRNFFRIGKIVGKRIVVQPSFLLRFAQVVLANLHQETVAESLAGAVLKEYQGGGYGFILLKKLFHDFRQSGVRRVQCVVAGDTSDPAVIALHHIYKNNGFFQSGKFRVGKTLYSRYRRDLV is encoded by the coding sequence ATGCTTCCAACTTCGGATAAACCACCAATTGCCGGCGGCGTCAGGCCGCCTTCCTTTCTGGACAGACCGTTTGGAAGCGGTATTGAAAAGAAACTTCTGGAATCGATCAACGCCATGACGCTGGCGGATATCGACACCGTGGTAGCCATGCATAAAAGCGAAATTCCCGCCGGTATCATGGTGGAACTGGGAACGGAGTTTTTGCGCCTGTTTTACCGGCAGGTGGTCATGGATCCCGGAGCCCGGGGATATGTGGCCAGGCAGAATGGCCGCATAGTGGGTTTTATGGTCGGCAGCAGCGAACCCGGTGTTTTTTTGAAAGGGTTGTTTTCCCGTAATTTTTTCCGTATCGGAAAAATCGTGGGCAAACGGATTGTTGTCCAACCCTCATTTTTGCTGCGGTTTGCGCAGGTCGTTCTTGCCAATCTGCATCAGGAAACAGTCGCCGAATCCCTGGCCGGAGCCGTGCTGAAGGAATACCAGGGCGGCGGTTACGGATTTATTTTATTAAAAAAACTGTTTCATGACTTCCGACAATCCGGAGTCCGCCGTGTTCAGTGCGTTGTGGCTGGAGACACCAGTGATCCCGCCGTCATCGCGCTTCATCATATCTATAAAAACAACGGTTTTTTCCAGAGCGGGAAGTTTCGGGTGGGCAAAACCCTCTACAGTCGATATCGAAGAGATCTGGTTTAA
- a CDS encoding glycosyltransferase has protein sequence MSPEIGYDNNPSSSGGPLTGVILAAGRGGRAYPSSHCIPKALMEVAGRPIIDRTIDIMTRQLGVSRIIVVIGHCGDQIVSHLSRRDFGVAFVFVEQKQINGTGHALLMTEPYVGVAPFVVMLGDEFYSETNHDILLESDMSACAGVLMFKEEKDRHKITANYTGEIRDRRVYALLEKPVNPGTGLMGVGTYLLTAKVFDYIRRTHPSDLRNEIELTDALSEMARREIVMAAMLSGIYVNVNNMDDLNRANCLARTREFSQKKVTVLIPACNEEETIGGVIDEFGAYERANEILVVDNNSNDRTREIAVKAGARVVTETRQGYGYALRRGLEEATGDIIIVTEADGSFTAGDIPKFMEYLKDCDMVIGTRTTRQMIEQGANMGTMVRWGNVLYGKIIEILWWGQEPRFTDVGCTYRALWKTSYEKIRPYLNASGPEFSPEMMIAMLICRKRIIEIPVTYRKRLGGTSKHSGHFIPLARTALKMMGMILKLKYRYCR, from the coding sequence ATGTCTCCTGAAATTGGATATGATAACAATCCTTCCTCCTCGGGAGGCCCGCTGACCGGTGTTATCCTTGCGGCCGGTCGAGGCGGCCGGGCCTACCCCTCCTCGCACTGCATACCCAAGGCGCTCATGGAAGTAGCCGGCCGGCCGATTATCGATCGCACCATCGATATAATGACAAGGCAGCTCGGCGTGTCACGGATCATTGTCGTCATCGGGCACTGCGGCGATCAGATAGTGTCCCATCTGTCCAGGCGGGATTTCGGAGTGGCGTTTGTTTTTGTTGAGCAGAAACAAATTAATGGCACCGGGCATGCGCTACTGATGACAGAACCTTACGTCGGAGTTGCCCCGTTCGTGGTTATGCTCGGGGATGAATTCTATTCTGAAACCAACCATGACATTCTGCTCGAAAGTGATATGAGCGCCTGTGCCGGCGTATTGATGTTCAAGGAGGAAAAGGACCGCCATAAAATCACCGCCAACTACACAGGTGAAATCCGGGACCGGCGCGTTTACGCGCTGCTTGAAAAACCGGTCAACCCCGGAACCGGATTGATGGGGGTGGGCACATATCTGCTGACGGCAAAAGTGTTCGATTATATCCGCCGGACGCATCCGTCTGATTTGAGAAACGAGATCGAATTGACCGACGCCCTTTCAGAGATGGCCCGTCGTGAAATCGTCATGGCGGCAATGCTCTCGGGCATCTATGTCAATGTTAACAATATGGACGACCTGAACAGGGCCAATTGTCTTGCCCGTACGCGCGAATTCAGCCAGAAAAAGGTAACCGTGCTGATACCGGCCTGCAACGAGGAGGAGACCATTGGCGGCGTTATTGATGAATTTGGCGCATATGAAAGAGCGAATGAAATTCTGGTTGTGGACAACAATTCAAATGATCGCACCCGTGAAATTGCCGTAAAGGCAGGAGCGCGGGTTGTGACTGAAACCCGTCAGGGATACGGATATGCTCTCCGGCGGGGGCTTGAAGAAGCGACGGGGGATATCATTATCGTCACCGAAGCGGATGGCAGCTTTACCGCCGGCGATATCCCCAAGTTTATGGAGTACCTGAAGGACTGTGACATGGTTATTGGAACGCGAACCACCCGCCAGATGATTGAGCAGGGCGCCAATATGGGAACTATGGTCCGCTGGGGCAATGTCCTTTACGGTAAAATCATTGAAATCCTCTGGTGGGGTCAGGAACCGCGGTTTACGGACGTGGGTTGCACCTATCGCGCGCTTTGGAAAACCAGCTATGAAAAAATCCGACCCTATCTTAACGCTTCCGGCCCCGAATTTTCTCCGGAGATGATGATCGCCATGCTGATCTGCCGAAAGCGTATTATCGAAATTCCCGTTACCTATCGTAAACGCCTGGGCGGAACATCCAAACACTCCGGCCATTTTATTCCGTTAGCCCGCACCGCCTTAAAAATGATGGGCATGATTTTAAAGCTCAAATACAGATACTGCCGATAA
- a CDS encoding discoidin domain-containing protein has product MSRTNYGFDYWHHHIQDQMELAFALKTGTFPLFIPGYFHGQTAFVLSEGQLLHPFFHVIRHLPGYWQGRAADWSMLLHLLGLAGAHLALFSFLRRLNMSVMISFFLSTTAVYNLRMVFLSWFGSPMEAWSGHILLCSAIGCYYLKPTAVKGPLLIIGAAFWLITCGHPVWTYYGLITAALFTILLPFYAPAMRFENSAASFQTRLRFWGKITLFCALALLLSGGYIIPYYIDFVSTNAGIVDQPYAWATSQPEPFGECLNNFFLPLRTGYAMFAGTPLFLAVLLIPMMALFRTKTPGTIWAILGIILFVFLYMQGSATPVHRLVWEYLPLHHMIRGPARLAFTLPLLFMLVLAWIFQTDGRVSAGIAGVTKGATAPAVLGITALALLALFVLSAPESITTDLAPHARLNLSRLPAWPEPLIFVTSVLSLLALVIYGMAACPWKQVSMIFLCAVTLVHLGLIFKFAPPYYSPLAARKQSQTLDEMMAHKRNTMNIHMDHYYLNPGRGHQAVTEQLRNYFVEPHLGKIYRNHITVGNLTDAYRILNQRRQPDEVVLETIVGLDLPEQARAPLSDIPDRVVLEYSSYNRFVFSATTGQPAFFVFAYPHTGHWRAWVNGHPGPTFRANGVSHAVRIPAGTSRVEFRYWSRAAALGMGVSCATLALIGCWLAFFRIRKPYGYLIVAAAIVLAGGVFALWRGSLYSGKNLGTEYTWESPPPGTVPNIAYGKHTTMSSYKKGDLWFPDLYNSRHAVDGDSVSALTSSSHTDLEENPWWQVDLQSPVEVGSIIIYLTPPYDFLPFNGRPLSVSFSINGEGWQSALIGGNGQVVRIDFQEPVKMRYLKIQAAGRCVLSLMEVEVYPAPVSVHPP; this is encoded by the coding sequence TTGTCCCGGACAAATTACGGCTTTGATTACTGGCACCATCACATCCAGGATCAGATGGAACTGGCTTTTGCCCTTAAAACAGGGACCTTCCCACTGTTTATACCCGGCTATTTCCACGGCCAGACGGCCTTTGTCCTGTCGGAAGGCCAGTTGCTCCATCCGTTTTTCCATGTGATCCGCCATCTGCCCGGATACTGGCAGGGTCGTGCCGCGGACTGGTCCATGCTGCTCCATCTTCTGGGGCTGGCCGGGGCGCATCTGGCCCTGTTTTCTTTTCTGCGGCGGCTGAACATGAGCGTCATGATTTCCTTTTTTCTATCTACCACCGCTGTTTATAATTTGCGCATGGTCTTTTTGTCCTGGTTCGGCTCCCCGATGGAGGCCTGGTCCGGGCATATTCTGCTTTGCAGCGCCATCGGCTGCTATTATTTAAAGCCCACCGCCGTCAAAGGCCCGCTGCTGATCATCGGCGCCGCTTTCTGGCTGATTACCTGCGGGCACCCGGTCTGGACTTATTACGGCCTGATAACCGCCGCGCTCTTTACGATTCTTCTGCCTTTTTATGCTCCGGCAATGCGTTTTGAAAACAGCGCCGCCAGTTTTCAGACCCGCTTGCGTTTCTGGGGGAAAATAACGCTTTTCTGCGCCCTGGCGCTGCTGCTCTCCGGCGGCTATATTATTCCCTATTATATCGATTTTGTTTCAACCAACGCCGGCATTGTGGATCAGCCCTATGCCTGGGCCACCTCTCAGCCGGAGCCGTTCGGAGAATGCCTGAACAATTTTTTCCTGCCGCTTCGAACCGGCTACGCCATGTTTGCCGGCACGCCCCTGTTTCTTGCTGTTTTGCTGATTCCAATGATGGCGCTGTTTCGAACAAAAACACCCGGCACCATATGGGCTATCCTGGGAATTATCCTTTTCGTATTTCTTTACATGCAGGGCAGCGCCACGCCAGTCCACAGGCTTGTCTGGGAATATCTTCCCCTGCATCATATGATAAGAGGACCGGCGCGGCTGGCGTTTACCTTGCCGCTGCTGTTCATGCTGGTGCTGGCCTGGATTTTTCAAACCGACGGACGCGTTTCCGCCGGCATCGCCGGGGTGACAAAAGGGGCGACCGCTCCGGCTGTCCTGGGCATAACCGCCCTTGCCCTGCTCGCCCTGTTCGTGCTGTCGGCTCCGGAATCGATCACTACAGACCTTGCTCCGCATGCTCGTTTGAACCTTTCGCGACTTCCGGCCTGGCCGGAACCTTTGATCTTTGTCACGAGTGTCCTGTCATTGCTCGCGCTGGTTATATACGGCATGGCGGCCTGTCCCTGGAAACAGGTCAGTATGATATTTCTATGCGCGGTTACCCTCGTGCATCTTGGCCTTATTTTCAAATTTGCACCGCCTTATTATTCCCCCCTGGCCGCCAGGAAGCAATCGCAGACCCTGGACGAAATGATGGCCCACAAACGAAACACCATGAATATTCACATGGATCATTACTATCTCAATCCCGGCCGCGGCCATCAAGCTGTCACGGAGCAGCTCCGCAACTATTTTGTCGAACCGCATCTCGGGAAAATTTACAGGAACCATATCACCGTCGGAAATTTAACCGATGCTTACCGGATTTTAAATCAACGGCGTCAGCCGGACGAGGTGGTACTCGAAACCATAGTCGGTCTTGATCTGCCTGAACAGGCGCGAGCGCCATTGTCCGATATCCCCGACCGGGTAGTTTTAGAATACAGTTCATATAACCGGTTCGTTTTTTCAGCCACCACCGGCCAGCCGGCGTTTTTTGTGTTTGCCTATCCCCATACCGGCCACTGGCGGGCGTGGGTCAATGGCCATCCAGGCCCGACTTTCCGGGCCAATGGGGTTTCACATGCCGTCCGCATTCCCGCTGGCACCAGCCGGGTTGAATTCAGGTACTGGAGCCGGGCCGCCGCTCTGGGCATGGGGGTCAGCTGCGCCACCCTGGCGCTGATCGGTTGCTGGCTGGCTTTTTTTCGAATTCGTAAACCATATGGATACCTGATCGTCGCGGCCGCGATTGTTCTGGCGGGAGGAGTGTTCGCCCTCTGGCGCGGCAGTCTTTACTCCGGCAAAAACCTTGGTACAGAATACACCTGGGAATCTCCGCCGCCGGGGACTGTTCCGAATATCGCCTACGGTAAACACACGACCATGAGCAGCTATAAAAAGGGAGATCTGTGGTTTCCTGATCTTTACAACAGCCGGCACGCTGTTGATGGAGACAGCGTTAGCGCGCTGACGTCTTCTTCACACACCGACCTGGAAGAAAATCCCTGGTGGCAGGTGGATCTGCAATCGCCGGTCGAGGTGGGATCCATTATTATTTACCTGACGCCTCCCTACGACTTTCTGCCGTTTAACGGGAGGCCCTTAAGCGTTTCGTTCTCAATAAACGGGGAGGGTTGGCAATCCGCTCTTATCGGGGGAAATGGGCAGGTGGTTCGCATTGATTTTCAAGAGCCGGTTAAAATGCGGTACTTAAAGATCCAGGCGGCCGGGAGATGCGTTCTAAGCCTCATGGAGGTGGAGGTATATCCCGCCCCGGTTTCTGTTCATCCGCCATAA
- a CDS encoding DegT/DnrJ/EryC1/StrS family aminotransferase — protein MKKIIPQIEPWIDEQETKAVMEAVRSTWLTEAKRTESFEALFRKKTGAKYARAFCNGTMALFAALKVAGIGKGDEVILPDLTFIASSNAVVLSGARPVLADVDQTSFTLSPDGIRQKITRRTRAIMPVHLYGQAADMDAIMEIAGAHRLVVIEDAAQGVGVKFNGRHVGTFGDFGCFSFYGNKTITTGEGGMVITQSSTLDARIYALKNHGRGRRGTFIHDEIGYNFSFNEMAAAVGITQLKKLNLIIKKKAALRREYMKQLSDLSEIEFTRADERCAPVHWFINILVEDPESLQAYLGRKGIGTRRFFYPLHQQPCYRLKGRFPCSEYAYAHGLSLPSSARLEPESVHRICSEIHHYYRHHPARRNRPRRC, from the coding sequence GTGAAAAAAATTATACCTCAAATAGAGCCCTGGATAGACGAACAAGAGACAAAAGCGGTCATGGAGGCGGTCCGATCCACGTGGCTGACCGAGGCAAAAAGGACCGAATCGTTTGAAGCCCTGTTCCGGAAAAAAACCGGGGCAAAATACGCCCGCGCCTTCTGTAATGGAACGATGGCCCTTTTTGCCGCCTTGAAAGTCGCGGGCATAGGGAAAGGGGATGAAGTCATTCTGCCTGACCTGACCTTTATCGCTTCCAGCAACGCCGTTGTTCTCTCCGGAGCCAGACCGGTTCTGGCGGATGTCGATCAGACCTCTTTTACGCTTTCCCCGGACGGAATCCGGCAAAAGATAACCCGGCGGACCCGGGCCATCATGCCGGTTCATCTGTATGGGCAGGCGGCTGATATGGACGCGATCATGGAGATCGCGGGCGCACACCGGCTGGTTGTCATAGAGGATGCCGCGCAGGGCGTGGGCGTGAAATTCAACGGCCGGCATGTCGGCACCTTCGGGGATTTCGGCTGTTTCTCTTTTTACGGCAATAAAACGATAACGACCGGAGAAGGAGGGATGGTCATAACCCAATCCTCCACGCTTGATGCCAGAATTTACGCCCTTAAGAATCACGGCCGCGGCCGAAGAGGAACGTTCATCCATGATGAGATCGGTTATAATTTCAGTTTTAACGAAATGGCCGCCGCCGTCGGCATCACGCAGTTGAAAAAATTGAATCTAATCATAAAAAAGAAGGCTGCCCTGCGGCGGGAATATATGAAACAGTTATCAGACCTGAGTGAAATTGAGTTCACCCGGGCAGACGAGCGGTGCGCGCCCGTGCACTGGTTTATCAATATTCTCGTCGAAGACCCGGAATCACTCCAGGCTTATCTCGGCCGGAAAGGCATCGGCACCCGGCGGTTCTTCTACCCCCTGCACCAACAGCCCTGTTATCGATTAAAAGGACGGTTCCCATGCAGTGAGTACGCCTATGCCCACGGCCTGTCCCTTCCTTCTTCAGCCAGGCTTGAACCCGAATCGGTACATCGGATTTGCAGCGAGATTCACCATTATTACCGGCACCATCCGGCACGGCGTAACCGCCCGAGGCGTTGCTGA
- a CDS encoding glycosyltransferase: protein MKVSVVVTAYNAEQTIAKCLASILANEYDDYELIVVDDCSRDGTPDIIKKIGDQRLHYFRNSTNRKVSYSRNAGTKKAGGEIILFLDSDAYVEKDWIARHVEAHEKTGAAIIGGGIQGVSRTVFGKADAFCTWYASVPFSGSYYIRKLHVASNNMSVKKTALDRIGLFDETLTNGGEDTEFCFRARRLGEKIYFQSDIVVYHFDRDNCRDYFRHQKSMGTYMVQIRSRLKMDYSFLIPTAYYPAFLYILPLACLLTLFILKQWLRFRPGIIFYTPLILAGKIVHTWEIKNSLKPGNE from the coding sequence ATGAAAGTCAGCGTCGTCGTTACCGCTTATAATGCCGAACAGACCATCGCAAAGTGCCTGGCGTCAATACTGGCCAACGAATACGATGATTATGAACTGATTGTCGTGGATGATTGTTCCCGTGACGGTACGCCCGATATCATCAAGAAGATAGGCGACCAGCGTTTGCATTATTTCCGGAATTCAACCAACCGAAAGGTATCGTACAGCCGAAATGCCGGGACAAAGAAAGCCGGCGGAGAGATTATCCTCTTTCTCGATTCGGATGCCTATGTCGAGAAAGACTGGATCGCCCGGCATGTTGAAGCGCACGAAAAAACGGGCGCGGCCATCATCGGCGGCGGTATCCAGGGCGTATCCCGGACCGTTTTCGGCAAAGCCGACGCCTTCTGCACCTGGTATGCCTCCGTTCCCTTCAGCGGCAGTTATTACATCAGAAAACTTCATGTCGCCTCGAACAACATGTCCGTCAAAAAGACAGCGCTTGACCGCATCGGCCTGTTTGATGAAACCCTGACAAACGGCGGCGAAGACACGGAGTTCTGCTTCCGGGCCAGACGGCTGGGGGAGAAAATTTATTTTCAATCCGATATCGTGGTTTATCATTTCGACCGGGATAATTGCCGGGACTATTTCCGGCATCAGAAAAGCATGGGGACATATATGGTTCAAATCCGCTCACGGTTAAAGATGGACTATTCTTTTCTGATCCCGACGGCGTACTATCCGGCCTTTCTTTATATCCTTCCCCTGGCCTGCCTGCTGACGCTCTTTATCCTGAAGCAGTGGTTGCGGTTCAGGCCCGGCATTATCTTCTATACCCCGCTGATCCTGGCCGGTAAAATTGTTCACACCTGGGAAATCAAAAACTCCCTTAAGCCCGGAAACGAATAA
- a CDS encoding radical SAM protein, whose amino-acid sequence MKLQLLKNQLFHKGPSHLVLHVTSRCNRSCQTCFVRTRDAAPTGEISLSEIKTLAEGLNNLIFVDIGGGEPFLRSDLPEICAAFKTRYLSIPTNGFDPERIHHTITEIQKKAAAILSISVSLDGFEKTNDAIRGAGSFQNALQTILSLKKIPGIYLKINTVLSDRNYPEIIAFMEYTRTLAPDFHSIIFLRGKPRNESVKCPSVKELADIKEKVLAIWKTYGYGQRGLDQFFLRNYHRNMYASSLRVMRESRQTPPCLAHKHHLVVYPNGDAAFCEMLEPFGNILRTALPRLLRQEKAIEQVRRIKIGGCFCYHNCNLMDNYFLNLWQYPKLLLGL is encoded by the coding sequence ATGAAGCTTCAGTTATTAAAAAATCAATTGTTCCATAAAGGCCCGTCTCATCTGGTTTTGCATGTCACCAGCCGGTGCAATCGCAGCTGTCAGACCTGTTTTGTTCGTACCCGCGACGCGGCGCCAACCGGAGAAATTTCCCTGTCGGAGATAAAAACTTTGGCAGAGGGCTTAAACAATCTTATTTTTGTCGACATCGGCGGCGGCGAACCGTTTCTGCGGAGCGATTTGCCCGAAATCTGCGCGGCTTTCAAAACCCGGTATCTTTCCATCCCGACCAACGGTTTTGATCCGGAAAGGATTCATCATACCATAACCGAAATTCAGAAAAAGGCGGCCGCCATCCTGAGTATTTCGGTATCCCTCGATGGTTTTGAAAAAACCAATGATGCCATAAGGGGCGCCGGCAGTTTTCAAAACGCGCTCCAGACCATTCTGTCCTTGAAAAAAATTCCCGGCATTTACCTGAAAATAAATACGGTCTTAAGTGACCGGAACTACCCTGAAATTATTGCCTTCATGGAATACACCCGGACCCTGGCCCCCGATTTTCACTCCATCATCTTTCTCAGGGGAAAGCCGCGGAACGAATCCGTAAAATGCCCCTCGGTCAAAGAACTGGCCGATATCAAGGAAAAGGTGCTGGCCATCTGGAAAACCTATGGCTATGGTCAGCGAGGGCTGGATCAGTTTTTCCTGCGCAACTACCACCGGAATATGTACGCGTCATCGCTCCGGGTAATGCGGGAAAGCAGGCAAACCCCGCCGTGCCTGGCCCACAAGCACCATCTGGTCGTCTACCCCAACGGCGATGCCGCCTTCTGTGAAATGCTGGAGCCCTTCGGCAATATCCTGCGGACCGCCTTGCCGCGGCTTTTACGGCAAGAAAAGGCCATCGAACAAGTCCGGCGGATAAAAATCGGGGGATGCTTCTGCTATCACAATTGCAACCTGATGGACAATTATTTCCTCAATCTTTGGCAGTATCCCAAACTTCTCCTGGGCCTTTGA